The Corynebacterium jeddahense genome has a window encoding:
- the lexA gene encoding transcriptional repressor LexA, whose protein sequence is MARKKSEPANLDMSTLSDRQRRILQVIQDAVVLRGYPPSIREIGDATGLQSTSSVAYQLKELEKKGFLRRDPNKPRAVDLRHLQETTSPKPKKKAQEAAPEDASTARYVPVVGQIAAGAPILAEENVDTYYPLPEELLGDGDVFMLSVVGESMKDAGILDGDWVVIRSQPVAEEGEFVAALIDGEATVKEFHKDSSGVWLLPHNEAFAPIKGDEAEIMGRVISVFRTL, encoded by the coding sequence ATGGCACGAAAGAAGTCGGAGCCCGCCAACCTCGACATGAGCACGCTGTCGGACCGCCAGCGGCGCATTCTCCAAGTCATCCAGGACGCCGTCGTGCTCCGCGGCTACCCGCCGAGCATCCGCGAGATCGGCGACGCGACCGGTCTGCAGTCCACCTCCTCCGTCGCGTACCAGCTCAAGGAGCTCGAGAAGAAGGGCTTCCTGCGGCGCGACCCGAACAAGCCGCGCGCGGTGGACCTGCGCCACCTGCAGGAGACCACCTCGCCGAAGCCGAAGAAGAAGGCGCAGGAGGCAGCCCCGGAAGACGCGTCGACGGCGCGCTACGTGCCCGTGGTCGGCCAGATCGCGGCCGGCGCGCCGATCCTCGCCGAGGAAAACGTGGACACGTACTACCCCCTGCCGGAGGAGCTGCTCGGCGACGGCGACGTGTTCATGCTCAGCGTGGTCGGCGAATCGATGAAGGACGCGGGCATCCTCGACGGGGACTGGGTGGTCATCCGCTCGCAGCCCGTGGCGGAGGAGGGCGAGTTCGTCGCCGCGCTCATCGACGGCGAGGCGACCGTCAAGGAGTTCCACAAGGACTCGTCCGGCGTGTGGCTCCTCCCCCACAATGAGGCGTTCGCCCCCATCAAGGGCGACGAAGCCGAAATCATGGGGCGGGTCATCTCGGTGTTCCGTACCCTATAG
- the nrdR gene encoding transcriptional regulator NrdR, with product MYCPFCHNEHSRVADSRLVEGGSAIRRRRECTECGGRFTTVEKAVLTVVKRNGVSEPFDRDKLIVGVRRACQGRDVSDDALKRLAQEVEETVRAQGSSQVPAHEIGLAVLEPLRALDEVAYLRFASVYKSFESADDFESEIRLMRRRDREDF from the coding sequence GTGTATTGCCCCTTCTGCCACAACGAGCACTCCCGCGTCGCCGACTCGCGCCTTGTCGAGGGCGGGTCCGCCATCCGCCGCCGGCGCGAGTGCACCGAATGCGGCGGCAGGTTTACCACGGTGGAGAAGGCTGTCCTGACCGTGGTGAAGCGTAACGGGGTGAGCGAGCCGTTCGACAGAGACAAGCTCATCGTCGGCGTCCGGCGCGCCTGCCAGGGCCGCGACGTGTCGGACGACGCGCTCAAGCGGCTCGCCCAGGAGGTTGAGGAGACCGTCCGCGCGCAGGGCAGCTCGCAGGTGCCCGCCCACGAGATCGGCCTCGCCGTCCTCGAGCCGCTGCGGGCGCTCGACGAGGTCGCATACCTGCGTTTCGCCTCCGTGTACAAGTCCTTCGAGAGCGCCGACGACTTCGAGTCGGAGATCCGCCTCATGCGCCGCCGCGACCGAGAAGACTTCTAG